A region of Shewanella psychromarinicola DNA encodes the following proteins:
- a CDS encoding OmpA family protein: protein MLVKLNASLLCSSLIGSVLLLSGCQLPNPYTGESENSKATNGAMIGALSGAVIGVLSSSKSDRGKGALIGAASGAAVGGGFGYYMDVQEAELRKQLKSTGVSVTRNGDTIVLNMPNEVTFGVDQTVLSGRAKSVLNSVVLVAKEYDDTRLNVIGYTDSSGSDSYNLRLSQVRASEVAQYLTSQKVSGSRVSSTGMGESSPIASNASEQGRSQNRRVEIVLTPMG, encoded by the coding sequence ATGTTAGTAAAGTTAAATGCATCATTGTTATGCAGTTCATTAATTGGTTCGGTGCTGTTGTTGTCAGGTTGCCAATTACCTAATCCTTATACAGGCGAATCAGAAAATTCTAAAGCCACTAATGGCGCCATGATTGGCGCCCTTTCAGGCGCTGTCATTGGTGTTCTGTCATCAAGCAAAAGCGACCGCGGTAAAGGTGCTTTGATTGGTGCAGCATCTGGTGCTGCCGTTGGTGGCGGTTTTGGATATTACATGGATGTGCAAGAAGCTGAGTTGCGTAAACAGTTAAAATCCACTGGCGTCAGTGTGACCCGCAACGGTGACACTATTGTATTGAATATGCCTAATGAAGTGACCTTTGGAGTTGATCAAACGGTATTAAGTGGACGGGCTAAATCAGTATTAAACAGTGTGGTATTAGTGGCAAAAGAATACGATGACACCCGCTTAAATGTGATTGGTTATACCGACAGCTCGGGTTCTGATTCTTACAATTTACGTTTATCACAAGTACGAGCAAGCGAAGTTGCGCAGTATCTTACCAGTCAAAAAGTCAGTGGCTCACGAGTGTCATCTACTGGCATGGGCGAATCAAGCCCGATCGCGAGTAATGCTTCCGAGCAAGGTCGCTCGCAAAATCGTCGCGTTGAAATTGTACTAACGCCAATGGGTTAA
- a CDS encoding ATP-binding protein, with protein MLVGIILTVTFSSLLSTRDSIYEVEELFDAQMVQTAKMLEQFYVDQLTEEQLAQLISAPILFHVDDSNIETFADQTNPETLSYEHKLSFQLLSATGALLAYSDSSGKQLLTGFTPGYAIKIIQGDKWHVYSLFSKPNQVWIVTAQRDDVRQELVSLIISNTWRSPLIITPIIMFFMLLLTYYLFKPVKLLERHIDNRAVQDLTPIDIKLPKELISTQYALNSYLLRIADTMIRERRFSADAAHELKTPLAIIKLHSDGLRDVLTGADDAVQQEALPYIQAMSEGVNRISHTVEQLLLLSRVDAIEALNITDCKLQNIMENVINQLLHVIADYEWHIVIPPEMTINADQFYLELVLKNIIENACKYSPLESLIAIKVSEDDQQTMVCVMDQGRGMSDEEINLAKNRFYRVDENASQGAGLGLFICQHIISLHHGELTFNRVEPHGLNVCIVLPHAHTQV; from the coding sequence ATGTTGGTAGGTATTATATTAACCGTCACATTTTCGAGTCTATTAAGCACGCGAGATTCTATCTATGAAGTGGAAGAATTATTTGACGCGCAAATGGTTCAAACAGCCAAAATGCTTGAACAGTTTTATGTAGATCAGCTGACCGAAGAGCAACTGGCACAACTGATCTCCGCGCCAATCTTGTTTCATGTCGATGATTCCAATATCGAAACCTTTGCAGATCAAACTAACCCTGAAACATTATCCTATGAACATAAGCTCTCATTTCAATTATTGTCTGCAACGGGGGCGTTGCTGGCTTATTCTGATAGTTCAGGTAAACAGCTACTGACAGGCTTTACCCCAGGTTATGCCATCAAAATTATTCAAGGCGATAAATGGCATGTTTACAGTCTGTTCTCTAAACCTAATCAAGTATGGATAGTTACAGCGCAACGGGATGATGTTCGCCAAGAGTTAGTATCATTAATCATCAGTAACACTTGGCGATCGCCATTAATCATTACCCCCATCATAATGTTTTTTATGTTGCTGCTAACCTATTATTTATTTAAACCGGTGAAGTTATTAGAGCGCCATATAGATAATCGTGCGGTTCAAGATCTCACCCCCATTGATATCAAATTACCGAAGGAATTAATTTCAACGCAATATGCATTAAACAGCTACTTATTACGCATTGCTGACACCATGATCCGTGAACGCCGTTTTAGCGCAGATGCTGCCCACGAATTAAAAACCCCTTTGGCGATTATTAAATTGCACAGTGATGGATTACGTGATGTGTTAACGGGGGCCGACGATGCAGTACAGCAAGAGGCTTTGCCTTATATTCAGGCCATGAGCGAAGGCGTTAATCGTATAAGCCATACCGTGGAGCAACTGTTGCTGTTGTCGCGTGTTGATGCCATTGAGGCGTTAAATATAACCGATTGTAAGCTGCAAAATATTATGGAGAACGTGATTAATCAGCTATTACACGTGATTGCTGATTACGAATGGCATATCGTTATTCCCCCCGAGATGACCATTAATGCCGATCAATTTTACCTCGAATTGGTACTGAAAAACATCATCGAAAACGCCTGCAAATACAGCCCTCTAGAATCATTAATTGCCATTAAGGTTTCTGAAGATGATCAGCAGACGATGGTTTGTGTGATGGATCAAGGTCGCGGTATGTCTGATGAAGAAATCAATTTAGCAAAAAACCGATTTTATCGTGTTGATGAAAATGCCTCACAAGGAGCCGGTTTAGGCTTGTTTATTTGCCAGCATATTATCAGTTTGCATCATGGTGAGCTAACCTTTAATCGGGTAGAACCTCATGGACTAAATGTGTGCATTGTATTACCGCACGCTCACACTCAGGTTTAA
- a CDS encoding response regulator, which produces MRVLLVEDNRLLAQGLMMGVAKEGIQVDHLPSYKQAQVALENEDFSAIILDLGLPDGNGADLLKLWRRNGISLPIIVLTANTDFDTRLMCLDIGADDYLSKPFDIRELIARLKAIIRRQHGLDHNQFSYGALAIDFTRCEVHFRDQLISLSRREYQLLLEFAQSAGRVLTRSQLEQLTYGWDEVGSNSIEVHIHHLRKKTATELIKTVRGIGYILTEIV; this is translated from the coding sequence ATGCGGGTATTGTTAGTTGAGGATAATAGGCTGTTAGCGCAAGGCTTAATGATGGGCGTTGCCAAAGAGGGTATTCAAGTCGATCATTTACCGTCCTATAAGCAGGCGCAGGTAGCGTTAGAGAATGAAGATTTTAGTGCGATTATTTTGGATCTTGGTTTGCCCGATGGTAATGGTGCTGATTTATTAAAATTGTGGCGTAGAAACGGTATTTCATTACCGATTATTGTGTTGACCGCCAACACGGATTTTGACACGCGCTTGATGTGTTTAGACATTGGCGCTGATGATTATTTAAGTAAGCCCTTTGATATAAGGGAATTAATTGCCAGGCTCAAAGCGATCATTCGTCGTCAGCATGGTTTAGATCATAATCAATTCAGTTATGGGGCGTTAGCGATTGATTTTACCCGCTGTGAAGTGCATTTTCGTGATCAATTAATTTCATTGTCTCGGCGTGAATATCAACTCTTGTTAGAGTTTGCTCAGTCAGCTGGGAGAGTGTTAACTCGCAGTCAACTCGAACAATTAACGTATGGCTGGGATGAGGTGGGCAGCAACTCGATTGAAGTCCATATTCATCATCTACGTAAAAAAACGGCCACTGAATTGATTAAAACCGTGCGCGGGATTGGTTACATTTTAACGGAAATTGTATAA
- a CDS encoding response regulator transcription factor codes for MRLLLVEDDLALQDNIKRHLIEAQYTVDVASDGEEGLFQAQEYQYDVAIIDVGLPKLDGLSLISLLRQQNISYPIIILTARDSWQDKVVGLDAGADDYLSKPFQLEELVARVNALIRRSAGKASPVIHNGPFSINTRSFEIKKHLQVINLSGSEYKLFEYLMLHPGSVHSKSSLIEHIYDQDFDLDSNVIEVFIRRLRKKLDPDNQYQLIETLRGQGYRLRQLDQDA; via the coding sequence ATGAGATTATTACTCGTCGAAGACGATTTAGCTTTGCAAGATAACATCAAACGCCATCTTATCGAGGCGCAATATACCGTTGATGTCGCCAGTGATGGTGAAGAAGGTTTATTTCAGGCTCAAGAATATCAATATGATGTGGCGATTATCGACGTAGGCTTACCCAAGCTCGATGGCTTATCATTAATCAGCCTGTTACGTCAGCAAAACATCAGCTACCCGATTATCATTTTAACCGCTCGAGACAGTTGGCAAGATAAAGTGGTTGGTTTAGATGCCGGCGCAGATGATTACTTAAGTAAACCCTTTCAGCTAGAAGAACTTGTCGCCCGTGTTAATGCCTTAATTAGACGTTCGGCAGGTAAAGCCAGCCCAGTAATCCACAACGGGCCATTTAGTATTAATACCCGCAGTTTTGAAATTAAAAAGCACTTGCAAGTGATTAATTTAAGTGGCTCAGAATATAAGTTGTTTGAATATCTGATGTTACATCCGGGATCTGTGCATTCAAAAAGCAGTTTAATCGAACATATTTATGATCAAGATTTTGATTTAGACTCCAACGTGATTGAAGTTTTCATTCGTCGGTTACGTAAAAAACTCGACCCAGATAATCAATACCAATTGATTGAAACCTTGCGTGGTCAAGGCTATCGTCTGCGCCAATTAGACCAAGATGCATAA
- the guaB gene encoding IMP dehydrogenase — MLRLLKDALTFDDVLLVPAHSTVLPNTAVLKTRLTTKIELNIPLVSAAMDTVTESRLAIAMAQEGGLGFIHKNMSIEQQAEEVRKVKSYEAGIVQDPVTVTPTTSLTNLRLLTERNGFAGYPVVNEAHELVGIITGRDVRFVTDWSKTVADMMTPKDRLVTVTEGTKLDEVQKLMHSHRIEKVLVVDNNFKLKGLVTVKDFEKAERKPNACKDELGRLRVGAAVGAGPGNEERVDALVKAGVDVLLIDSSHGHSEGVLQRIRDTRAKYPDLQIVGGNVATASGALALVEAGVNAVKVGIGPGSICTTRIVTGVGVPQITAVSDAAEAVLALGIPVIADGGIRFSGDLAKALAAGASCIMAGSMFAGTDEAPGETELYQGRAYKSYRGMGSLGAMGQTQGSSDRYFQSDNAADKLVPEGIEGRVPYKGKLKEIIHQHMGGLRSCMGLTGCATIKELNEKAQFVKVTSAGMGESHVHDVTITKEAPNYRSGS; from the coding sequence ATGCTACGTTTACTGAAAGATGCACTCACTTTTGATGATGTTTTGTTAGTGCCTGCCCACTCGACCGTACTCCCAAATACCGCGGTTCTTAAAACTCGTTTAACGACTAAAATCGAATTAAATATTCCACTTGTGTCTGCGGCTATGGACACTGTGACTGAATCTCGCCTTGCTATCGCGATGGCGCAAGAAGGTGGTTTAGGGTTTATTCATAAAAACATGAGTATTGAGCAACAAGCCGAAGAAGTTCGTAAAGTTAAAAGTTATGAAGCCGGTATTGTTCAAGATCCCGTCACCGTCACGCCTACAACAAGCTTAACTAATTTACGTTTATTAACTGAACGTAATGGTTTTGCCGGTTACCCAGTGGTCAATGAAGCGCACGAACTTGTGGGTATTATTACTGGCCGTGATGTACGTTTTGTCACCGATTGGAGCAAAACCGTCGCCGACATGATGACCCCCAAAGATCGTTTGGTTACCGTGACTGAAGGCACTAAGTTAGATGAAGTGCAAAAATTAATGCATTCTCATCGTATTGAAAAAGTCTTAGTGGTAGACAACAATTTTAAACTCAAAGGCTTAGTCACCGTTAAAGATTTTGAAAAAGCTGAGCGCAAGCCAAACGCATGTAAAGACGAATTAGGTCGTTTACGTGTCGGTGCTGCGGTTGGTGCAGGCCCTGGTAATGAAGAGCGTGTCGATGCCCTCGTTAAAGCCGGTGTTGATGTGTTATTGATAGACTCATCACATGGTCACTCAGAAGGCGTATTACAACGTATTCGCGACACTCGAGCCAAATACCCTGATTTACAAATTGTCGGCGGCAACGTAGCAACAGCTTCAGGCGCACTAGCGTTAGTTGAAGCGGGTGTTAACGCGGTTAAAGTGGGTATCGGCCCTGGCTCAATTTGTACTACTCGTATTGTGACGGGTGTCGGCGTACCGCAAATTACCGCCGTATCAGATGCTGCAGAAGCAGTACTGGCATTAGGTATTCCAGTGATCGCAGATGGCGGCATTCGTTTCTCTGGTGACTTAGCTAAAGCATTAGCCGCGGGTGCATCATGCATCATGGCCGGTTCGATGTTTGCCGGTACTGATGAGGCGCCGGGTGAAACTGAACTTTACCAAGGCCGTGCTTACAAGTCTTACCGTGGCATGGGGTCACTTGGTGCAATGGGCCAGACCCAAGGTTCATCTGACCGTTACTTCCAAAGCGATAACGCTGCTGACAAATTAGTCCCTGAAGGTATTGAAGGTCGCGTACCGTACAAAGGTAAGTTGAAAGAAATTATCCATCAGCACATGGGCGGCTTACGCTCATGCATGGGCTTAACGGGTTGCGCCACCATTAAAGAGTTAAATGAAAAAGCACAGTTTGTGAAAGTGACGTCTGCAGGAATGGGTGAGTCGCATGTGCATGACGTAACCATTACCAAAGAAGCACCAAACTATCGTTCTGGTTCATAA
- a CDS encoding PepSY domain-containing protein produces the protein MQRMLNVNAIMLSLMLAILSLTCSVSSYASVLSYSTDVNFSPGLNNSRQNNNQHNNLVVTSARQAVQIAQRRYSGKVLKVQSANVNGHPGYRIKLLTNDGVIFYVSVDATNGAVTRN, from the coding sequence ATGCAGCGTATGCTCAACGTAAATGCCATCATGTTAAGCCTGATGTTAGCGATACTTTCACTGACGTGTTCAGTTTCGTCTTACGCTTCTGTTTTATCTTATTCCACAGACGTTAACTTCTCCCCCGGCCTCAACAATAGTCGTCAGAACAATAATCAACATAATAATCTGGTGGTCACTAGCGCCCGGCAAGCCGTACAGATAGCTCAACGTCGCTATTCGGGCAAAGTGTTAAAAGTACAATCAGCTAACGTCAATGGACACCCGGGTTATCGGATTAAATTACTCACCAATGATGGGGTGATTTTTTATGTGTCAGTGGATGCTACTAATGGCGCGGTCACAAGGAACTAA
- a CDS encoding choice-of-anchor H family protein, whose product MKHNTAKTANVSILNTQVKWGLSLCVASALWLSSPAVHGAERLSEQALGTYSQARVINLQTPEYEADKLARVDALHEQAKLLSSADNVTKKVTREQVMAKNQKVAATAANQQQRALALQNQVVYYDFSFYAADSRLYDDYDYDGFYQTFSVTFDADINSSSGDIQADVFAELYLSQDGGPWIHYYSTDVFTLNADASNDDYEVLTTLANGYQTDHYDVLIDLYELGYADPVATISSDESNALYALPLESSDRDLVYVEEVYIETEHSGGALSWLSVGLLAGFARLRQRSINK is encoded by the coding sequence ATGAAACATAATACTGCGAAAACAGCTAACGTATCGATACTGAATACCCAAGTGAAATGGGGGCTAAGTTTGTGTGTTGCCAGTGCGCTTTGGTTAAGTTCGCCAGCAGTACATGGCGCTGAGCGGTTATCTGAACAAGCTTTGGGTACATACAGTCAGGCAAGAGTCATTAATCTCCAAACACCCGAATATGAAGCCGATAAATTGGCTAGGGTGGATGCGTTGCATGAGCAAGCTAAGTTGTTAAGCAGCGCCGACAATGTGACTAAAAAAGTCACCCGTGAACAGGTGATGGCCAAAAATCAAAAAGTCGCTGCCACTGCAGCAAACCAACAACAGCGGGCATTAGCTCTGCAAAACCAAGTTGTTTACTACGATTTTTCATTCTATGCTGCCGATTCTCGCTTATATGATGACTACGATTACGATGGCTTTTATCAAACATTTAGTGTGACTTTTGATGCAGACATTAATAGCAGCTCGGGTGACATTCAGGCCGATGTATTTGCCGAATTATATTTAAGCCAAGATGGTGGACCGTGGATCCATTATTACTCGACGGATGTATTCACCTTAAATGCAGACGCTAGCAATGATGATTATGAAGTGCTTACGACATTGGCCAATGGTTATCAAACTGATCATTACGATGTATTGATCGATTTATATGAATTAGGTTATGCCGATCCTGTTGCGACAATCAGCAGTGATGAATCCAATGCACTATACGCTCTGCCACTTGAAAGCAGCGATCGTGATCTGGTTTATGTCGAAGAGGTGTATATCGAAACTGAACATTCAGGTGGGGCGTTGTCTTGGTTAAGTGTAGGCTTGCTTGCGGGATTTGCGAGATTGCGTCAACGTTCGATTAATAAATAA
- a CDS encoding DUF3300 domain-containing protein gives MKKAIHAPAQALLALVLVFMPLTSVQAAQPTNTYTYPAEEGVVSDAELAQMLAPIALYPDSLLTHILIASTYPLEIVQAKRWSSNQGDRDTNQIMTDVESQDWDPSVKALVAFPNVLQRLNDDLAWTQNIGDAFLQDEGRMLDTIQSLRQQADEANNLADLEQVKVSRVERRIIIESARPEIVYVPYYDSRIVYGNWRWNRYPPVYWHAPAYVNYRPNHSAIFWDSGVRISFNFFFSSFHWHDRRVIAVPVRPHYRYYTPRKITYSHGAQHWQHKPKHRKGVAYRSQVISKRYNGHYEKHNQKVSYSHEPKRQRANESRHYSTKVNDQRKQINHNSKQDQRSHNLAVRGVNRNEPLEHRSTQLKRELSQQRPTAQGKSFDRKGEPTKSHYSRQRDVTQTARKYNAKPVANVTNKPRTQALQQAQRNTRVEKARQPQVNAMRHQQKQAKQTRRSEPQSQQDRSTTRAAPQHASRSKSQQRDNSSSRHASQSKDSKHSRERQ, from the coding sequence ATGAAAAAAGCCATTCACGCACCCGCTCAGGCGCTACTTGCCTTAGTGTTGGTCTTTATGCCATTAACGAGTGTGCAAGCGGCGCAGCCAACCAATACATACACTTACCCCGCCGAAGAGGGTGTGGTCAGTGATGCAGAGTTGGCTCAAATGCTCGCGCCCATTGCGCTATATCCAGACAGCTTATTAACCCACATCTTAATTGCGTCAACCTATCCGTTAGAAATAGTGCAAGCTAAGCGTTGGTCATCAAACCAAGGTGATCGCGACACTAACCAAATCATGACCGACGTAGAGTCGCAAGACTGGGACCCAAGCGTCAAAGCCTTGGTGGCATTTCCAAATGTATTACAACGTTTAAATGATGATTTAGCTTGGACACAAAACATTGGCGATGCCTTTTTACAAGATGAAGGCCGCATGTTAGACACCATTCAATCCCTAAGACAGCAAGCTGATGAAGCCAATAACTTGGCTGACCTTGAGCAAGTGAAAGTCTCGCGGGTTGAGCGCCGGATCATTATTGAATCGGCTCGCCCAGAAATTGTGTATGTGCCTTATTACGATAGCCGTATTGTTTACGGCAACTGGCGCTGGAACCGTTACCCACCCGTTTATTGGCATGCGCCTGCATATGTGAATTATCGCCCTAACCACAGTGCCATTTTTTGGGACAGCGGAGTGCGGATTAGTTTTAACTTCTTTTTTAGTAGCTTTCATTGGCATGACCGCCGCGTGATTGCGGTACCAGTGCGTCCACACTATCGTTACTACACACCACGTAAAATAACCTACAGCCATGGTGCACAGCATTGGCAACATAAGCCTAAGCATCGCAAAGGCGTCGCCTATCGCAGCCAAGTGATCAGCAAACGTTACAATGGCCATTATGAAAAACATAACCAGAAAGTAAGTTATTCTCATGAGCCTAAACGTCAGCGAGCTAATGAGTCTCGTCATTACTCAACCAAGGTTAACGATCAGCGTAAACAGATAAACCATAATAGCAAACAGGACCAGCGTAGCCATAACTTAGCGGTAAGAGGCGTTAACCGTAATGAGCCACTTGAACACAGAAGTACTCAGCTAAAGCGCGAGTTAAGTCAGCAGCGCCCGACGGCACAGGGTAAATCGTTTGATCGTAAAGGCGAGCCAACAAAATCCCACTACAGCCGTCAACGCGACGTGACTCAAACAGCCCGTAAATATAATGCGAAACCCGTGGCTAATGTGACAAATAAACCACGCACTCAAGCATTACAACAAGCTCAACGTAATACCCGAGTTGAAAAAGCGCGTCAGCCACAAGTTAACGCCATGCGCCATCAGCAAAAGCAAGCTAAACAAACACGCAGAAGCGAACCGCAAAGCCAGCAAGATCGTTCAACAACGAGAGCGGCGCCTCAACACGCTTCACGCTCGAAGAGTCAGCAACGAGATAATTCATCATCACGCCATGCAAGCCAATCAAAGGACAGTAAACACTCAAGAGAAAGACAGTAG
- a CDS encoding ATP-binding protein has protein sequence MHNLLSSLKVRIVVSALLLILVLLPIIGITLNNAFETQVNVAAKNQLKAYVYSVLAMAEVEDNELQMPSHLLENQFNVIGSGLYALITTKDNQLLWTSNSFLGLNTPINLPKPATGRSTFDSIMINDKPLLIYSFSVSFATSEQPFTMTLHIIKNKQEYLQQIQKFSNTLWTWLLILTALLVIVQLSWLLWTLKPLGQFSQELTAVEQGTSMQLSTHYPVELQKVAKQLNTLLQTEQNQRKRYRNALADLAHSLKTPLAVIQTQADLSEASLEQINRINQIIAYQLRRAQSAAGSGWHIGISVDSIAVRLVRTLSKIYQHRNLTIEYHPNKQARFKGDEADLTEMLGNVLDNACKAAKTRVTLTLKQQDNQLWMTIEDDGEGIPEEKQQHIFERGIRADTYAQGHGIGLAIVRDLVDSYHGNLTVGQSASLQGAKFEFTFEQ, from the coding sequence ATGCATAACCTACTGAGTTCGCTTAAAGTTCGCATTGTTGTCAGTGCCTTATTGCTGATTTTGGTGTTGCTGCCCATTATTGGCATTACCCTTAACAATGCCTTTGAGACACAGGTAAATGTTGCCGCCAAAAACCAGTTAAAGGCGTATGTTTACTCTGTTTTAGCCATGGCAGAAGTGGAAGATAATGAGTTACAAATGCCGTCACATTTACTTGAAAATCAGTTCAATGTGATTGGTTCTGGCCTTTATGCGTTGATCACCACCAAAGACAATCAATTACTGTGGACTTCCAATTCATTTCTCGGTCTCAACACACCCATTAACTTGCCTAAACCCGCGACGGGCAGAAGCACGTTCGACTCGATAATGATTAATGATAAACCTCTGTTGATATATAGTTTTAGCGTCAGTTTTGCCACTAGCGAACAGCCCTTTACCATGACGCTGCACATTATAAAAAACAAACAAGAATACCTGCAACAAATCCAAAAGTTCTCCAATACCTTGTGGACTTGGTTACTGATCTTAACCGCCTTATTGGTCATAGTGCAGCTAAGTTGGTTATTGTGGACTCTAAAGCCTTTAGGTCAGTTTAGCCAAGAACTCACTGCAGTAGAACAAGGCACGTCGATGCAGCTGAGCACCCACTACCCTGTGGAACTGCAAAAAGTAGCCAAACAATTAAACACCTTATTACAAACCGAACAAAATCAACGTAAACGCTACCGTAATGCCTTAGCTGATTTAGCCCACAGTTTAAAAACACCTTTAGCGGTCATTCAAACCCAAGCCGATTTAAGCGAAGCATCACTCGAACAAATTAATCGCATCAACCAGATTATTGCCTATCAACTCAGGCGGGCACAAAGTGCCGCTGGTAGCGGTTGGCATATAGGGATCAGTGTTGACAGCATTGCCGTCAGGTTAGTCAGAACGTTAAGTAAGATTTACCAACATCGAAATCTTACCATCGAGTATCATCCAAACAAACAAGCCCGTTTTAAAGGCGATGAAGCAGACTTAACCGAAATGCTCGGCAATGTGCTCGACAATGCCTGTAAAGCCGCTAAAACAAGGGTAACACTCACCCTTAAACAGCAAGACAATCAGCTGTGGATGACCATTGAAGATGATGGTGAGGGTATTCCTGAAGAAAAACAGCAACATATTTTTGAGCGTGGGATCCGTGCAGACACTTATGCCCAAGGTCACGGGATCGGACTGGCCATCGTCAGAGATCTTGTCGACAGTTACCATGGCAACTTAACCGTCGGTCAATCAGCGTCATTACAGGGGGCCAAGTTCGAGTTTACCTTTGAACAGTAA
- the xseA gene encoding exodeoxyribonuclease VII large subunit — MSATKNNVYSVSQLNSEVKHILEGQVGKIWLNGEISNFSSPSSGHWYLTLKDAHSQIRCAMFKGRNQSVRFKPINGQQILVKGAISVYEPRGDYQLLLESMQPAGDGLLAQEFEALKLKLAAEGLFALETKRPIPDNIQRIGVITSATGAALRDILHVLARRDPSIEVIVYPTQVQGAAAYQLICQAIVTANQRMEVDVLLLARGGGSLEDLWCFNHQDLAHAIYNSALPVISAVGHEIDTTISDYVADVRAPTPSAGAELLSKDKGNKAEKLALLLSRLQQGMKHYQLQQYGRLTQLSHQLQRHEPQRKLQQFEQRFDEMQMRLENTLQHKLSRLTLRHQQLHNRLQQRSPINTLKLETNRLSYLNTRLMDAIQHKLTQSEQKLSNTAHQLDTVSPLATLSRGYSITKDNNGKVLFDGASVKSGDEIQTQLARGHIASVVK, encoded by the coding sequence ATGAGTGCCACAAAAAACAATGTTTACAGCGTGTCGCAATTGAATAGCGAAGTTAAGCATATTCTTGAAGGTCAAGTCGGTAAAATATGGTTAAACGGTGAAATATCAAACTTTTCGTCACCCAGCTCTGGCCATTGGTACCTCACCTTAAAAGACGCTCATTCACAAATTCGCTGTGCGATGTTTAAAGGCCGTAATCAATCGGTACGCTTTAAACCTATTAATGGCCAGCAAATATTGGTTAAAGGTGCTATCAGTGTTTACGAGCCCCGTGGCGACTATCAATTACTGCTTGAGTCCATGCAGCCAGCGGGTGATGGATTACTGGCACAAGAATTTGAAGCATTAAAGCTAAAATTAGCCGCTGAAGGCTTATTTGCATTAGAAACTAAACGCCCTATCCCAGACAATATTCAACGTATTGGTGTTATTACGTCGGCAACGGGGGCTGCACTGCGGGATATTTTACATGTATTAGCACGTCGAGATCCCTCTATCGAAGTGATTGTTTACCCCACTCAGGTACAGGGCGCAGCAGCTTATCAATTAATTTGCCAAGCTATTGTCACCGCTAATCAACGCATGGAAGTCGATGTGTTGTTACTGGCTCGTGGAGGAGGGTCATTAGAAGATTTATGGTGTTTTAATCACCAAGATCTTGCCCATGCAATATACAACAGTGCACTGCCGGTCATCAGCGCTGTAGGACACGAAATTGATACCACTATCAGCGATTATGTTGCCGATGTTCGCGCACCGACCCCCTCTGCTGGCGCTGAACTATTATCAAAAGATAAAGGCAATAAGGCAGAAAAGTTAGCGCTATTATTATCGCGTTTACAACAGGGCATGAAACATTACCAATTGCAGCAGTATGGACGATTAACTCAGCTATCACATCAACTGCAACGCCATGAACCTCAACGCAAACTGCAGCAATTTGAACAACGTTTTGACGAAATGCAAATGCGCCTAGAAAACACCTTACAGCATAAACTCAGTCGCTTAACCTTACGCCACCAGCAATTACATAATCGCTTACAGCAGCGTTCACCCATTAATACCCTAAAGCTGGAAACTAATCGATTGTCATACCTCAATACACGCTTAATGGATGCGATACAGCACAAATTGACCCAATCAGAACAAAAGCTGTCTAACACCGCACATCAGCTTGATACCGTGAGTCCGTTAGCCACATTAAGTCGTGGCTATTCGATTACCAAAGACAATAATGGCAAAGTATTATTTGATGGCGCTAGTGTAAAATCTGGGGATGAAATTCAGACCCAACTTGCCCGAGGTCACATCGCCTCGGTAGTTAAATAA